In Erigeron canadensis isolate Cc75 chromosome 1, C_canadensis_v1, whole genome shotgun sequence, a single window of DNA contains:
- the LOC122584928 gene encoding protein FAR1-RELATED SEQUENCE 9 — MNIGSRQVEMGLESSRSDQHFVNYLKRLQAQNPGFFLAIEYDSDGNGNGNGNIFWADSSFRMNYSFFGDSVRLDTSYRVHDYSVPLVSITGLNHHGQPVLFGCGLLYYESESGYVWLLQNWVHAMAGNYPVSITTEPDHHIQMAVAHVLPQTRHRFCKWSIFRETHEKLVHISQTHPTFDMDFRNCIHAADTVDEFESCWQDLIERYSVLDNEWIQSIYNARHQWVPVYMQETFFGELHKKETPNAFFDGFVDETTSIQLLAKQYESAVISWHEMELKADYETSSTTPLLKTPSPMEKQAASLYTRKAFVKFQEELVETLANQATKVEDNGTVTTYRVAKFGEEQKAHIVRFNTAEMKAICSCQLFEFSGIICRHALSVFRAKNVLTLPSQYILKRWTKDAKGSGGVIEEYVPELPSDSQESLTVRYNNLRHEAIKFVEEGAKSIHSYHAALDALQVAVNKVTASKKQSFRLNHSGGNQESQKDNGSQQAPYQLRSEKEKKLRELTTELENTNQRCEVYRANLLTVLRDMEEQKLKLSVKVQNARLSLKE; from the exons ATGAACATTGGCAGTAGACAGGTGGAAATGGGCCTCGAGAGTAGTCGTAGTGATCAGCATTTTGTAAATTATCTGAAACGATTGCAAGCCCAGAATCCCGGTTTCTTTTTAGCAATTGAATATGACAGTGATGGTAATGGAAACGGAAATGGGAATATTTTTTGGGCTGATTCTAGTTTTAGGATGAATTATAGTTTTTTTGGTGATTCGGTTAGACTGGACACCTCGTATAGAGTCCATGATTATAGTGTACCATTGGTTTCCATCACGGGGCTTAATCATCATGGTCAGCCGGTTTTATTTGGTTGTGGATTGCTTTATTACGAGTCTGAGTCTGGCTACGTTTGGTTACTTCAAAATTGGGTACATGCTATGGCGGGAAATTATCCAGTCTCGATTACAACTGAACCTGATCATCATATTCAGATGGCTGTTGCACATGTTTTGCCTCAAACCCGTCACCGTTTTTGTAAATGGAGCATATTTAGAGAAACTCACGAGAAGTTGGTTCATATTTCTCAAACACATCCTACATTTGATATGGATTTTAGGAACTGTATTCATGCTGCAGATACGGTCGATGAGTTTGAGTCTTGTTGGCAAGATCTTATAGAAAGATACTCTGTTTTGGATAATGAATGGATTCAGTCAATTTACAATGCACGTCATCAGTGGGTTCCGGTTTATATGCAAGAGACATTTTTTGGAGAATTACACAAAAAAGAAACTCCGAATGCATTCTTTGATGGTTTTGTGGATGAGACAACATCGATTCAGTTGCTAGCTAAACAATATGAGAGTGCGGTAATCAGCTGGCATGAGATGGAACTGAAGGCAGACTATGAGACTAGTAGCACTACGCCACTTCTAAAAACGCCTTCTCCTATGGAAAAACAAGCTGCTAGTTTGTATACTAGAAAAGCATTTGTAAAGTTTCAAGAGGAGTTAGTGGAGACTCTTGCTAATCAAGCGACTAAAGTTGAAGATAATGGAACTGTGACAACTTATAGAGTTGCTAAATTTGGAGAAGAACAGAAAGCACATATTGTTAGGTTCAATACAGCTGAGATGAAAGCTATTTGTAGCTGCCAGCTGTTTGAGTTTTCAGGTATTATATGCCGGCATGCTTTATCAGTGTTTAGAGCAAAAAATGTACTTACACTTCCATCTCAATATATTTTGAAGAGATGGACAAAGGATGCCAAGGGAAGTGGTGGTGTCATTGAAGAATATGTTCCAGAGCTACCAAGCGATTCTCAAGAGTCTCTGACTGTACGTTATAACAATCTCAGACACGAGGCTATAAAATTTGTAGAAGAAGGAGCTAAGTCCATACATAGCTACCATGCGGCATTGGATGCCCTGCAAGTTGCTGTAAACAAAGTCACTGCTTCAAAGAAACAAAGTTTCAGACTGAACCACAGCGGAGGAAATCAAGAATCTCAAAAGGATAATGGAAGTCAACAAGCGCCATATCAATTGAGG AGTGAGAAGGAAAAGAAACTTCGTGAATTGACTACTGAGTTAGAAAATACAAATCAGAGATGTGAAGTGTATCGTGCCAATCTATTGACAGTTTTGAGAGACATGGAGGAGCAGAAGTTGAAGCTTTCTGTTAAAGTGCAGAATGCAAGGCTAAGCTTGAAAGAATAA
- the LOC122586169 gene encoding protein FAR1-RELATED SEQUENCE 5 yields the protein MENEVMEFDIGLGGVVVVEIGDHHNDNGVGIIDEEVMSDDSPTVGSSGGGGFFMDLDTSIQPGVRDLDLEPCEGMEFESEEAAKGFYNSYSRRVGFSTRVSSSRRSRKDGAIIQRSFVCAKEGFRNLNEKRTKGREIKRPRTVTRVGCKASMSIKIQDSGKWVVSMFVKQHNHELVPPDQVHCLRSHRQIAGPAKTLIDTLQAAGMGPRRIMSALIKEYGGISNVGFTEVDCRNYMRNNRQRSLEGDIQPFIDYLRQMQADNPSFFYAVQGDEEQCTGNVFWADAKARTNYTYFGDTVTFDTTYRSNRYRLPFAPFTGINHHGQPVLFGCAFLTNESESSFVWLFQTWVSAMSGRLPVSITTDHDTVIRSAIMQVFPDTRHRFCKWHIFNKCQEKLSHVFLKYPSFEADFHKCVNLPESVDEFEACWLSLVDKYNLVDHEWLQAIYSSRGQWVPVYLRDTFFAEMSITQRSDSMNSYFDGYVNASTTLNQFVKLYEKALESRNEKEVKADYETMNTLPLLRTPSPMEKQASELYTRKIFMRFQEELVGTLTLMASKLEDDGVVTTYQVAKFGEDNKSYRVNFNVLEMRATCSCCMFEFSGLLCRHALAVFRVTNILTLPSSYILKRWTINAKSSVILEEPVNDAFSGYLESQIVRYNTLRHEAFRFVKQGAESVDTYNVAMIALEEAARRVSIAAKNESRPIMINGHSREDLRSNGTPTKRNSENHHEDSDENLSEDEMDRKIQELNKELDSARRKCEVYRSNLLSIFKDIEDHKQQLSLKVQIIRYSVKDCL from the exons atggaaAATGAAGTGATGGAATTCGATATCGGATTAGGAGGTGTAGTGGTAGTAGAAATTGGAGATCATCATAATGATAATGGTGTAGGAATTATAGATGAGGAAGTGATGTCCGACGATTCTCCGACAGTCGGAAGTAGTGGCGGTGGCGGTTTCTTTATGGATTTGGATACTTCGATTCAACCGGGGGTTCGGGATTTGGATCTCGAGCCTTGTGAGGGTATGGAGTTTGAGTCTGAAGAGGCTGCAAAGGGTTTTTATAATTCTTATTCTAGGCGTGTTGGGTTTAGTACTCGTGTTAGTTCCTCACGTAGGTCTAGGAAGGACGGTGCGATTATACAGCGGTCGTTTGTTTGTGCTAAAGAAGGGTTTCGTAATTTGAATGAGAAACGTACTAAAGGTAGGGAGATCAAACGTCCACGAACTGTTACTCGTGTAGGTTGTAAAGCGTCAATGTCGATCAAGATTCAGGATTCAGGAAAATGGGTGGTGTCCATGTTTGTTAAACAGCATAACCATGAGTTGGTTCCGCCTGATCAAGTTCATTGTCTGAGGTCCCACCGCCAGATTGCTGGTCCTGCTAAGACCTTGATTGATACTTTGCAGGCTGCTGGGATGGGACCCCGTAGGATAATGTCGGCTTTGATTAAAGAGTATGGTGGTATTAGTAACGTTGGATTCACTGAGGTCGATTGTAGAAATTACATGAGGAATAACCGTCAAAGGAGTTTAGAAGGAGACATACAACCTTTCATTGATTATCTGAGGCAAATGCAAGCGGACAATCCGTCGTTCTTTTATGCTGTCCAGGGTGATGAAGAACAGTGCACGGGTAATGTTTTCTGGGCCGATGCCAAGGCAAGGACCAATTACACTTACTTTGGGGATACTGTGACATTTGACACGACCTACAGATCAAACAGATACCGTTTGCCCTTTGCACCTTTCACTGGGATCAATCATCATGGCCAGCCCGTGTTGTTTGGCTGTGCTTTTCTTACCAATGAATCCGAATCCTCGTTCGTATGGCTATTCCAAACTTGGGTTTCAGCAATGTCTGGCCGTCTCCCAGTGTCAATCACTACAGATCATGACACAGTCATACGTTCAGCCATTATGCAAGTTTTTCCTGACACTCGCCATCGCTTCTGCAAGTGGCACATCTTCAACAAGTGCCAGGAAAAGCTATCCCATGTGTTTCTTAAATATCCAAGTTTTGAAGCAGACTTCCATAAATGTGTGAATCTACCTGAATCTGTTGATGAATTTGAAGCTTGTTGGTTGTCACTCGTTGATAAGTATAATCTTGTGGATCATGAGTGGCTTCAAGCAATATATTCCTCACGTGGACAATGGGTACCTGTGTATTTGCGGGATACGTTCTTTGCCGAAATGTCTATAACACAACGTAGTGATAGCATGAACTCTTATTTTGATGGATATGTAAATGCATCTACTACACTAAATCAGTTTGTTAAATTGTATGAGAAAGCATTGGAGAGCCGTAATGAGAAAGAAGTGAAAGCGGATTATGAAACTATGAACACACTCCCTCTTTTACGGACTCCTTCTCCGATGGAGAAACAAGCATCCGAACTCTATACCAGAAAGATATTCATGAGATTTCAAGAGGAGTTGGTTGGGACACTTACTCTTATGGCATCAAAATTGGAGGACGATGGAGTGGTGACAACATATCAAGTGGCAAAATTTGGAGAGGATAACAAATCGTACCGTGTTAACTTTAATGTTCTAGAGATGAGAGCTACTTGTAGCTGCTGTATGTTTGAATTTTCAGGTCTTCTATGTAGACATGCATTGGCAGTATTTAGAGTGACAAATATTCTTACTCTTCCATCCAGCTACATTCTAAAGCGATGGACAATAAATGCCAAAAGCAGTGTTATACTTGAAGAACCAGTTAATGATGCATTTTCTGGTTATCTGGAGTCGCAAATTGTCAGATATAATACCCTTAGACATGAAGCTTTTAGATTTGTAAAACAAGGGGCTGAGTCTGTTGATACATACAATGTGGCCATGATTGCTTTGGAAGAGGCTGCAAGGAGAGTTTCCATAGCAGCAAAAAACGAATCAAGACCTATTATGATTAATGGGCATAGCAGAGAAGATTTAAGAAGCAATGGAACACCAACAAAAAGGAATTCCGAAAATCACCATGAAGATTCAGACGAGAATTTGTCAGAG GATGAGATGGACAGGAAGATCCAGGAACTTAATAAAGAGCTCGATTCTGCTAGGCGCAAGTGTGAAGTTTACAGGAGCAATCTGCTTTCAATTTTTAAAGACATTGAGGACCATAAACAGCAGTTATCACTTAAAGTCCAGATAATAAGGTATAGTGTGAAAGATTGCTTGTAA